One Cryptomeria japonica chromosome 9, Sugi_1.0, whole genome shotgun sequence genomic window carries:
- the LOC131050285 gene encoding uncharacterized protein LOC131050285 gives MASSHGVLALISIYVVLCSSGLGDSANGLPRAEEVSLQGRYPILDENMVTQTGSLSMANYEEIEYKRESVEKEQMKEKEIRIEEEKLRKFDQPLPNRNENCETWPNEQMVTEVSPFSVSVEEASIGKTYMRKFKHSDEEDDDEDNEKEKQKKKKKKEEKKKRKGKEDDEDSDEDSDEDEDNEKEKEGKEDEDEDNNEEKEEEKKKVSEKMKGKGKKEKENENEKKKEKGFQNLLSNQENDLDTVINETMFKQTKLLSMPLKEVDMHTNSKNKRENVKWHKDENKNEEEVKEGEENIEKKKGKGYGIMVYKV, from the exons ATGGCAAGCTCTCATGGCGTACTAGCTCTCATTAGTATTTACGTTGTTTTGTGTAGTTCTGGATTGGGGGATAGCGCGAATGGGTTGCCGAGAGCTGAGGAAGTCAGCTTGCAGGGGAGATATCCCATTCTCGATGAGAATATGGTCACACAAACTGGCTCATTGAGCATGGCAAACTATGAAGAAATCGAGTACAAGAGAGAAAGCGTGGAAAAGGAGCAGATGAAGGAAAAGGAGATTAGAATAGAGGAGGAGAAGCTGCGAAAATTCGATCAACCTTTGCCAAATAGGAACGAGAACTGTGAGACATGGCCAAATGAGCAGATGGTCACAGAAGTTAGCCCATTTTCCGTTTCTGTGGAGGAAGCCAGCATCGGGAAAACATACATGAGAAAATTCAAGCACagtgatgaagaggatgatgatgaagacaacgaAAAGGAGAagcagaaaaagaagaagaaaaaggaggagaagaaaaaaagaaagggTAAAGAGGATGATGAGGATAGTGATGAGGATAGTGATGAAGACGAGGACAATGAAAAGGAGaag GAGGGCaaggaggatgaggatgaagatAACAATGAGgaaaaggaggaggagaagaagaaagtgtcGGAGAAAATGAAGGGGAAGGGGAAAAAGGAGAAAGAGAATGAAAacgaaaaaaagaaagaaaaaggctTTCAAAATCTTTTGTCAAATCAAGAGAATGATCTTGACACAGTGATAAATGAGACAATGTTCAAACAAACTAAACTATTAAGCATGCCTCTAAAGGAAGTTGACATGCACACAAACTCCAAGAACAAGCGAGAAAATGTGAAGTGGCATAAGGATGAGAACAAGAATGAGGAGGAGGTTAAGGAAGGTGAGGAAAATAttgagaagaagaaaggaaaag GATATGGTATTATGGTATacaaagtataa